Proteins co-encoded in one Armatimonadota bacterium genomic window:
- a CDS encoding DUF4242 domain-containing protein: protein MPRYLVERTFGDGLRIPVTEEGTAACLHVVDRNADLGVTWIHSYVTDDKSKTFCIYDGPHPEAIRRAAERNGLPVDRITRVTVLDPYFYR from the coding sequence ATGCCCCGATACCTCGTCGAGAGAACCTTCGGTGACGGCCTCCGGATCCCGGTGACCGAAGAAGGCACCGCGGCCTGCCTGCACGTGGTGGACCGCAACGCCGACCTCGGCGTCACCTGGATCCACTCCTACGTCACCGACGACAAGAGCAAGACTTTCTGCATCTATGACGGCCCCCATCCGGAGGCGATCCGCCGCGCCGCCGAGCGCAACGGGCTGCCGGTGGACCGCATCACGCGGGTGACCGTCCTCGACCCCTACTTCTATCGATAG